In one window of Frigoriglobus tundricola DNA:
- the hisI gene encoding phosphoribosyl-AMP cyclohydrolase — MLDFEKAGGLVAAVAQDADTGEVLMLAWMNREAFEETVRTGRAVYFSRSRNKLWRKGEESGNVQEVKGVFIDCDADTVLLKVKQIGGAACHEGYKSCFFRRLDDGELKVIAERIFDPKAVYKK, encoded by the coding sequence ATGCTGGATTTCGAGAAGGCGGGCGGCCTCGTTGCTGCCGTCGCCCAGGACGCCGACACCGGCGAGGTGCTGATGCTCGCGTGGATGAACCGCGAGGCGTTCGAGGAGACCGTGCGCACCGGCCGGGCGGTGTACTTCAGCCGCAGCCGCAACAAGCTGTGGCGCAAGGGCGAGGAGAGCGGGAACGTCCAGGAGGTGAAGGGCGTCTTCATCGACTGCGACGCCGACACCGTGCTGCTCAAGGTGAAGCAGATCGGCGGGGCCGCGTGCCACGAGGGCTACAAGAGCTGCTTCTTCCGCCGGCTCGACGACGGCGAACTGAAAGTCATCGCCGAGCGCATCTTCGACCCGAAGGCCGTGTACAAGAAGTGA